GCTCATCTATACTCTTTATGGATGTAGGATCTATTGTGCTTAAAAATCTCATTCTCACCGTATGAAAGAATCTTTCTATTTTTCCTTTTGAATGAGGTGAAAAGGGCTCAGTATGAATAAGAGATGTACCTAGTGAGGCACATATATATTCAAATTGACTGCTTCTATATATCTTTCCATTGTCAGTGTAGAGCATTTTGGGTATTCCCCTTCTTAGCACTGCTTCTTTAAATGAGTCTCTTAAAGCTAAAAAATTCTGGGTATAGTAAAAGTGAGCATAGGTACACAGCCTGGAAGCATCATCTATATATGCAATAAGGTACGTTTGTCTCTTTGTTTTACCTTCTTTAATATATGGCCCATACATGACATCAGTTTGCCACAGTTCATTGATGTATTCATGGGAAAACCTCTTTGTTTTACCCTCTTTTTCTTTATCTAAAGATTTTACAGGAATGTTTTTCAAAAACCTATAGAATGTCGAAAGGGATACTTTATCCGGTGATATTATTCCTTCTCCTATCAATGTTTCATAAAGAAGTTTGTTTGGCATTTCAGGATGTTCAAGCTTCTTTTGCTTTATTTTCTCTGAAAGTTCAAAGTCTATCTTTCTGTATTTGCCTCTGTCGCTTCGATAACCCGGCTTTAACGCTTCTATACCACCTCTTAAATACTGATATAGCCACCCTCTAAGTGTCTTGGGAGTATATCTTCTCATTCCAAGATAAGGTATCTCAATAGGTTTATCGGAAAGAGCATCAAAATATTCTTTCTGATTTTTTACCTGTCCGTTTAGCACCGGACTTATCAGTGAAAATCTCTTTAATGCTATAACTTCTCTCGCTTTTTCATCAAGCATTTATATGTTCCCCCTTCACTTTTTTGATTTCTTAATCGTAATTTTAGCTCATACCTGGGGGACATTAAAGGAAAAAGTTATGTTGCTAAGAAAAAATCAAAATTTTTATTTAAATTTTTCAGGTTTAATGCTAGAATTATGTGAGAGAGGCCAGAAATGATTTTTGGCAATGAGCATAAAACCGTTGGGAGAAGAGTGGTACAATGCTTATTATGTCCAAAATCTCTCTGGCCCTCTCTCTTTGTGAGTCAGTCTCAGATAACTTTATGTAAGGGTCTATTTGCCTTAATCCGTATATGATAAAACTTAAATTATTCATTATCCTTTTGGTGTAAAAATATATATGCTGTCTTGAAAATAGTATGGTAGGAAAGTTTCTTTTTAAGTCACTTATGAAAGAACTGAGAGTTTTTTCTCTTGTAAGTGTCTCTTTTAAAGACTTTACAATCATATTGAAAGAATACTGAAAATGGGGG
The sequence above is a segment of the Thermoanaerobacter ethanolicus JW 200 genome. Coding sequences within it:
- a CDS encoding DDE-type integrase/transposase/recombinase; this translates as MLDEKAREVIALKRFSLISPVLNGQVKNQKEYFDALSDKPIEIPYLGMRRYTPKTLRGWLYQYLRGGIEALKPGYRSDRGKYRKIDFELSEKIKQKKLEHPEMPNKLLYETLIGEGIISPDKVSLSTFYRFLKNIPVKSLDKEKEGKTKRFSHEYINELWQTDVMYGPYIKEGKTKRQTYLIAYIDDASRLCTYAHFYYTQNFLALRDSFKEAVLRRGIPKMLYTDNGKIYRSSQFEYICASLGTSLIHTEPFSPHSKGKIERFFHTVRMRFLSTIDPTSIKSIDELNMMFFKWLEDDYNRKEHSSIGMSPLDFFMSQISRVNMCGDIDMLNECFLIRVNRKVNKDATLKVENILYETEEKFKGMRLEVRYDPQWLKDNTPLLLFHEGKKVGEAYKVNFHDNAKIPIGYTQNKNAVSRNEELVDFIKHTVISFNDIID
- a CDS encoding DUF6431 domain-containing protein gives rise to the protein MQIIFHVDNIEEYLHKGKDYNFPDPPDRCPYPDCKCRVKLKKHGFYYRYYLDGPNCIKIAIRRYICPVCKRTLSYLPDFCLPHFQYSFNMIVKSLKETLTREKTLSSFISDLKRNFPTILFSRQHIYFYTKRIMNNLSFIIYGLRQIDPYIKLSETDSQRERAREILDIISIVPLFSQRFYAHCQKSFLASLT